From a single Botrytis cinerea B05.10 chromosome 16, complete sequence genomic region:
- the BcFar1 gene encoding BcFar1, producing the protein MSKRFFGHNTTPSTSDTGRNLTSFSRRAEEQKDQVSRLYELGLLSDSDKRSRRRERDKVKDLTSGARVAGSHPKKDNRKVLEHTRGISDTSFSSVSPLASKANRDFKQRAGGGMSGMLDTDRTRTRRERTFVGSECSVCEEPLEHTLRGERILQFSCGHVSHEACFYEYIKESDAQYCPTCNAPLGLDTSRGGNVLDIVSASDQSARSTPTPSNWESQTVRPPSRESNARTTRTRANSQDTYIRDNSRDNGSNRDSRDSRERMDRHAQPSRISHQRNDSENAPSSVGYPETATSGPHRRHDYDVQAMESNLISPRASVTRNPIPAPVVSIRSEFPTLNRSRQQQTLTCLITIEVPDNKWRPDPDDIRGAPPLPNIRPEDTYARPPSPAQSAPRFYPYESPEVLDEITEGLRTRVENWHGLDFNRFGKLRLYGTIRVGKDRQSWQELECFLFAEMLICVKEKKISSSQPWDESNGARKSTRCTLKGSILIKKHLNEVTESGSGNSLGQTEKITAANLRPTEDNNILTLSLSVAELPSFHLKFDNRNQLKLWQQALLDLNAIEGSPARSPDYDLSEPEEEEWNRDSTGIQRASVTSSAYGPRSATTAPIDYANAPRGLRLPPAIHVPVDIVVVIPISSSMQGVKITLVRDALKFMVSNLGDRDRMGLVTFGSSGGAAPLVGMTSKTWNGWQQILASIRPVGQKSHRADVVEGANVAMDLLMQRRSNNPIATILLISDSSTSDTESVDFVVSRAEAAKIAVHSFGLGMTHKPDTMIELSTRTKASYTYVKDWMMLRECLAGCLGALQTMSHQNVKLKLRLPEGSPAKFVKISGALQITKRATGKDAEASLGDLRFGDKRDILVQLVIAPDNASQEQLAQDPWDSIVSGLEALGGSLDQEDQRVVSIEEVPLIQADLTWGDILRDGTLTHLPRPSLLAITMLPAPTNQKKHTTWNSAPPIPPHPSVVQRRMELLTSDMLTRALTLVSRGQHDRAQHLLSETRSILKGLGKGGLPPIPPPPSKSPNRNLSSRTGSSSPTNRTPDRRRTPSPTSATTMTSNHTLGAIPRHRSNDALSAIVTAPGIDLNTVAALDAELEASLEWINHPAVFGRDSRKAVLQAIGVISSQRGYTFRTTVESLWAGRVSGIKRMTDRSREWREEGGGEVGIMEES; encoded by the exons ATGTCGAAAAGGTTCTTTGGACATAACACCACCCCTTCCACTTCCGACACTGGCAGGAATCTCACTAGCTTTAGCCGCAGAGCAGAGGAACAAAAAGACCAGGTTTCAAGGTTGTATGAGCTTGGACTACTCAGCGACTCGGATAAAAGATCCAGGAGACGAGAGAGAGACAAGGTCAAGGATTTGACCAGTGGAGCCCGCGTTGCAGgatcccatcccaaaaaGG atAATCGAAAAGTTCTTGAACATACTCGTGGGATTTCCGATACCTCGTTCTCTTCGGTCTCCCCTCTAGCCAGTAAGGCGAATCGTGATTTCAAACAACGAGCTGGTGGTGGCATGTCAGGAATGTTGGACACGGATAGAACTCGTACTAGGAGGGAGAGGACGTTTGTTGGAAGTGAATGTTCTGTGTGTGAAGAGCCATTGGAACACACACTTCGAGGGGAGCGAATACTACAATTTTCCTGCGGCCATGTCTCACATGAGGCATGTTTCTACGAATACATCAAGGAAAGCGACGCTCAATATTGCCCAACTTGCAATGCGCCCTTAGGTCTGGATACGAGTCGAGGAGGCAATGTTCTTGACATTG TTTCGGCCAGCGACCAGTCCGCGAGGTCAACACCCACGCCCTCGAATTGGGAATCCCAAACCGTACGACCGCCCAGTCGCGAATCCAATGCTCGAACTACAAGAACAAGAGCGAACAGCCAGGATACCTATATCAGAGACAATAGCAGAGATAATGGTAGCAACAGAGATAGCAGGGACAGTCGAGAGCGCATGGATAGACATGCACAGCCTTCGAGAATCTCGCACCAAAGAAACGATAGCGAAAATGCTCCATCATCTGTTGGGTATCCAGAGACCGCCACAAGCGGCCCACATCGCCGCCATGACTACGATGTGCAAGCGATGGAATCGAATCTTATCAGCCCTCGAGCAAGTGTTACAAGAAATCCCATACCAGCTCCAGTTGTCAGCATCCGCTCAGAGTTCCCAACTTTGAACAGGTCCAGACAGCAACAAACTTTGACCTGTCTTATCACAATCGAGGTTCCTGACAACAAATGGCGACCCGACCCAGATGATATTCGAGGTGCCCCTCCACTACCAAATATTCGACCTGAAGATACCTATGCTCGACCCCCATCTCCCGCCCAAAGCGCACCACGTTTCTACCCATATGAATCTCCAGAGGTCTTGGACGAAATCACTGAAGGTTTGAGGACTCGGGTTGAGAACTGGCATGGTCTAGATTTCAATAG ATTTGGAAAACTACGATTGTATGGAACTATTAGAGTTGGAAAGGACAGGCAATCTTGGCAGGAACTGGAATGTTTCTTGTTCGCAGAAATGCTTATCTGCgtcaaggaaaagaagatttcatcatcacaGCCTTGGGATGAATCCAACGGCGCTCGCAAAAGTACCCGATGCACCCTCAAAGGttcaatattaatcaaaaagcaCTTAAACGAGGTGACTGAATCAGGATCTGGTAATTCTCTTGGACAAACCGAAAAAATCACCGCAGCTAACTTACGCCCAACTGAAGATAACAACATATTGACCTTGAGTCTCTCAGTGGCAGAACTCccatcatttcatctcaaatTCGACAATCGCAATCAGCTAAAGTTGTGGCAACAGGCATTATTGGATTTGAACGCCATTGAGGGATCTCCCGCACGCAGTCCAGATTACGATCTCTCCGagccagaagaagaagaatggaatcGCGATTCTACAGGAATCCAACGAGCGTCGGTGACTTCCTCGGCGTATGGACCCAGATCTGCGACCACCGCACCGATAGATTACGCAAATGCTCCTAGAGGTCTACGGTTACCACCGGCAATACACGTTCCTGTTGATATTGTAGTTGTCAttccaatatcttcttcgATGCAAGGTGTCAAAATCACTCTTGTCAGAGATGCGTTGAAATTTATGGTCTCAAACCTGGGAGATCGTGATCGTATGGGTTTGGTCACATTTGGTTCCAGTGGCGGTGCAGCACCGCTTGTAGGAATGACTAGTAAAACATGGAATGGATGGCAGCAAATTCTGGCTTCGATCAGACCGGTTGGACAGAAGAGTCATCGAGCCGATGTTGTGGAGGGTGCCAATGTGGCAATGGATCTTCTTATGCAACGGAGGTCAAACAATCCAATTGCTACAATTCTTTTGATTAGTGATTCATCCACATCTGATACAGAGAGCGTGGATTTTGTGGTATCAAGAGCTGAAGCGGCGAA GATTGCTGTTCACTCTTTCGGACTCGGTATGACACACAAGCCAGACACCATGATAGAATTATCAACACGAACCAAAGCTTCTTACACATACGTCAAAGACTGGATGATGTTGCGAGAATGTCTTGCAGGTTGTCTTGGAGCCCTGCAGACAATGTCACATCAAAATGTGAAATTAAAGCTTAGACTTCCTGAGGGATCGCCAGCTAAATTTGTCAAGATCAGTGGGGCTTTACAGATCACTAAGCGTGCAACTGGTAAAGACGCCGAGGCTTCTTTGGgggatttgagatttggcGATAAGAGGGATATTCTAGTGCAGCTAGTTATTGCTCCCGATAATGCTTCGCAAGAGCAACTCGCTCAAGACCCATGGGACTCTATAGTTTCTGGTCTTGAAGCTCTTGGTGGGTCACTtgatcaagaagatcaaagAGTTGTATCAATAGAGGAAGTTCCTCTGATCCAAGCTGATCTCACCTGGGGAGATATCCTCAGAGATGGCACACTTACTCACTTACCCCGCCCTTCACTCTTAGCAATCACGATGCTTCCTGCACCAACAAATCAGAAGAAGCACACGACGTGGAACAGTGCACCACCCATTCCACCCCACCCAAGCGTCGTTCAACGACGCATGGAACTTCTTACCTCCGACATGCTCACACGGGCTCTCACATTGGTTTCTCGCGGCCAGCACGATCGCGCACAGCATCTTCTAAGCGAGACACGATCCATTCTGAAAGGATTGGGAAAAGGTGGACTCCCACCTATTCCCCCTCCACCTTCCAAATCTCCCAATCGCAATCTCTCATCCCGCACGGGTTCTTCGTCGCCCACGAACCGTACCCCAGATCGACGCCGTACCCCTTCTCCCACATCTGCTACAACGATGACCTCGAACCACACTCTCGGCGCGATTCCCCGACATCGATCGAATGATGCGCTTTCGGCAATTGTTACAGCACCAGGCATTGATCTCAACACCGTTGCGGCTCTGGATGCGGAGTTGGAGGCGAGTCTCGAATGGATTAATCATCCTGCTGTGTTTGGTAGGGATAGCAGAAAAGCCGTCCTGCAAGCTATTGGAGTGATCAGCAGCCAGCGCGGATATACGTTCCGAACCACGGTGGAAAGTCTCTGGGCAGGACGCGTGAGCGGGATCAAGAGAATGACGGATCGGAGTCGGgaatggagagaggaaggaggtGGTGAGGTGGGGATTATGGAAGAGAGTTAA
- the BcFar1 gene encoding BcFar1, translating to MSKRFFGHNTTPSTSDTGRNLTSFSRRAEEQKDQVSRLYELGLLSDSDKRSRRRERDKVKDLTSGARVAGSHPKKDNRKVLEHTRGISDTSFSSVSPLASKANRDFKQRAGGGMSGMLDTDRTRTRRERTFVGSECSVCEEPLEHTLRGERILQFSCGHVSHEACFYEYIKESDAQYCPTCNAPLGLDTSRGGNVLDIVSASDQSARSTPTPSNWESQTVRPPSRESNARTTRTRANSQDTYIRDNSRDNGSNRDSRDSRERMDRHAQPSRISHQRNDSENAPSSVGYPETATSGPHRRHDYDVQAMESNLISPRASVTRNPIPAPVVSIRSEFPTLNRSRQQQTLTCLITIEVPDNKWRPDPDDIRGAPPLPNIRPEDTYARPPSPAQSAPRFYPYESPEVLDEITEGLRTRVENWHGLDFNRFGKLRLYGTIRVGKDRQSWQELECFLFAEMLICVKEKKISSSQPWDESNGARKSTRCTLKGSILIKKHLNEVTESGSDNNILTLSLSVAELPSFHLKFDNRNQLKLWQQALLDLNAIEGSPARSPDYDLSEPEEEEWNRDSTGIQRASVTSSAYGPRSATTAPIDYANAPRGLRLPPAIHVPVDIVVVIPISSSMQGVKITLVRDALKFMVSNLGDRDRMGLVTFGSSGGAAPLVGMTSKTWNGWQQILASIRPVGQKSHRADVVEGANVAMDLLMQRRSNNPIATILLISDSSTSDTESVDFVVSRAEAAKIAVHSFGLGMTHKPDTMIELSTRTKASYTYVKDWMMLRECLAGCLGALQTMSHQNVKLKLRLPEGSPAKFVKISGALQITKRATGKDAEASLGDLRFGDKRDILVQLVIAPDNASQEQLAQDPWDSIVSGLEALGGSLDQEDQRVVSIEEVPLIQADLTWGDILRDGTLTHLPRPSLLAITMLPAPTNQKKHTTWNSAPPIPPHPSVVQRRMELLTSDMLTRALTLVSRGQHDRAQHLLSETRSILKGLGKGGLPPIPPPPSKSPNRNLSSRTGSSSPTNRTPDRRRTPSPTSATTMTSNHTLGAIPRHRSNDALSAIVTAPGIDLNTVAALDAELEASLEWINHPAVFGRDSRKAVLQAIGVISSQRGYTFRTTVESLWAGRVSGIKRMTDRSREWREEGGGEVGIMEES from the exons ATGTCGAAAAGGTTCTTTGGACATAACACCACCCCTTCCACTTCCGACACTGGCAGGAATCTCACTAGCTTTAGCCGCAGAGCAGAGGAACAAAAAGACCAGGTTTCAAGGTTGTATGAGCTTGGACTACTCAGCGACTCGGATAAAAGATCCAGGAGACGAGAGAGAGACAAGGTCAAGGATTTGACCAGTGGAGCCCGCGTTGCAGgatcccatcccaaaaaGG atAATCGAAAAGTTCTTGAACATACTCGTGGGATTTCCGATACCTCGTTCTCTTCGGTCTCCCCTCTAGCCAGTAAGGCGAATCGTGATTTCAAACAACGAGCTGGTGGTGGCATGTCAGGAATGTTGGACACGGATAGAACTCGTACTAGGAGGGAGAGGACGTTTGTTGGAAGTGAATGTTCTGTGTGTGAAGAGCCATTGGAACACACACTTCGAGGGGAGCGAATACTACAATTTTCCTGCGGCCATGTCTCACATGAGGCATGTTTCTACGAATACATCAAGGAAAGCGACGCTCAATATTGCCCAACTTGCAATGCGCCCTTAGGTCTGGATACGAGTCGAGGAGGCAATGTTCTTGACATTG TTTCGGCCAGCGACCAGTCCGCGAGGTCAACACCCACGCCCTCGAATTGGGAATCCCAAACCGTACGACCGCCCAGTCGCGAATCCAATGCTCGAACTACAAGAACAAGAGCGAACAGCCAGGATACCTATATCAGAGACAATAGCAGAGATAATGGTAGCAACAGAGATAGCAGGGACAGTCGAGAGCGCATGGATAGACATGCACAGCCTTCGAGAATCTCGCACCAAAGAAACGATAGCGAAAATGCTCCATCATCTGTTGGGTATCCAGAGACCGCCACAAGCGGCCCACATCGCCGCCATGACTACGATGTGCAAGCGATGGAATCGAATCTTATCAGCCCTCGAGCAAGTGTTACAAGAAATCCCATACCAGCTCCAGTTGTCAGCATCCGCTCAGAGTTCCCAACTTTGAACAGGTCCAGACAGCAACAAACTTTGACCTGTCTTATCACAATCGAGGTTCCTGACAACAAATGGCGACCCGACCCAGATGATATTCGAGGTGCCCCTCCACTACCAAATATTCGACCTGAAGATACCTATGCTCGACCCCCATCTCCCGCCCAAAGCGCACCACGTTTCTACCCATATGAATCTCCAGAGGTCTTGGACGAAATCACTGAAGGTTTGAGGACTCGGGTTGAGAACTGGCATGGTCTAGATTTCAATAG ATTTGGAAAACTACGATTGTATGGAACTATTAGAGTTGGAAAGGACAGGCAATCTTGGCAGGAACTGGAATGTTTCTTGTTCGCAGAAATGCTTATCTGCgtcaaggaaaagaagatttcatcatcacaGCCTTGGGATGAATCCAACGGCGCTCGCAAAAGTACCCGATGCACCCTCAAAGGttcaatattaatcaaaaagcaCTTAAACGAGGTGACTGAATCAGGATCTG ATAACAACATATTGACCTTGAGTCTCTCAGTGGCAGAACTCccatcatttcatctcaaatTCGACAATCGCAATCAGCTAAAGTTGTGGCAACAGGCATTATTGGATTTGAACGCCATTGAGGGATCTCCCGCACGCAGTCCAGATTACGATCTCTCCGagccagaagaagaagaatggaatcGCGATTCTACAGGAATCCAACGAGCGTCGGTGACTTCCTCGGCGTATGGACCCAGATCTGCGACCACCGCACCGATAGATTACGCAAATGCTCCTAGAGGTCTACGGTTACCACCGGCAATACACGTTCCTGTTGATATTGTAGTTGTCAttccaatatcttcttcgATGCAAGGTGTCAAAATCACTCTTGTCAGAGATGCGTTGAAATTTATGGTCTCAAACCTGGGAGATCGTGATCGTATGGGTTTGGTCACATTTGGTTCCAGTGGCGGTGCAGCACCGCTTGTAGGAATGACTAGTAAAACATGGAATGGATGGCAGCAAATTCTGGCTTCGATCAGACCGGTTGGACAGAAGAGTCATCGAGCCGATGTTGTGGAGGGTGCCAATGTGGCAATGGATCTTCTTATGCAACGGAGGTCAAACAATCCAATTGCTACAATTCTTTTGATTAGTGATTCATCCACATCTGATACAGAGAGCGTGGATTTTGTGGTATCAAGAGCTGAAGCGGCGAA GATTGCTGTTCACTCTTTCGGACTCGGTATGACACACAAGCCAGACACCATGATAGAATTATCAACACGAACCAAAGCTTCTTACACATACGTCAAAGACTGGATGATGTTGCGAGAATGTCTTGCAGGTTGTCTTGGAGCCCTGCAGACAATGTCACATCAAAATGTGAAATTAAAGCTTAGACTTCCTGAGGGATCGCCAGCTAAATTTGTCAAGATCAGTGGGGCTTTACAGATCACTAAGCGTGCAACTGGTAAAGACGCCGAGGCTTCTTTGGgggatttgagatttggcGATAAGAGGGATATTCTAGTGCAGCTAGTTATTGCTCCCGATAATGCTTCGCAAGAGCAACTCGCTCAAGACCCATGGGACTCTATAGTTTCTGGTCTTGAAGCTCTTGGTGGGTCACTtgatcaagaagatcaaagAGTTGTATCAATAGAGGAAGTTCCTCTGATCCAAGCTGATCTCACCTGGGGAGATATCCTCAGAGATGGCACACTTACTCACTTACCCCGCCCTTCACTCTTAGCAATCACGATGCTTCCTGCACCAACAAATCAGAAGAAGCACACGACGTGGAACAGTGCACCACCCATTCCACCCCACCCAAGCGTCGTTCAACGACGCATGGAACTTCTTACCTCCGACATGCTCACACGGGCTCTCACATTGGTTTCTCGCGGCCAGCACGATCGCGCACAGCATCTTCTAAGCGAGACACGATCCATTCTGAAAGGATTGGGAAAAGGTGGACTCCCACCTATTCCCCCTCCACCTTCCAAATCTCCCAATCGCAATCTCTCATCCCGCACGGGTTCTTCGTCGCCCACGAACCGTACCCCAGATCGACGCCGTACCCCTTCTCCCACATCTGCTACAACGATGACCTCGAACCACACTCTCGGCGCGATTCCCCGACATCGATCGAATGATGCGCTTTCGGCAATTGTTACAGCACCAGGCATTGATCTCAACACCGTTGCGGCTCTGGATGCGGAGTTGGAGGCGAGTCTCGAATGGATTAATCATCCTGCTGTGTTTGGTAGGGATAGCAGAAAAGCCGTCCTGCAAGCTATTGGAGTGATCAGCAGCCAGCGCGGATATACGTTCCGAACCACGGTGGAAAGTCTCTGGGCAGGACGCGTGAGCGGGATCAAGAGAATGACGGATCGGAGTCGGgaatggagagaggaaggaggtGGTGAGGTGGGGATTATGGAAGAGAGTTAA
- the BcFar1 gene encoding BcFar1, translating into MSKRFFGHNTTPSTSDTGRNLTSFSRRAEEQKDQVSRLYELGLLSDSDKRSRRRERDKVKDLTSGARVAGSHPKKDNRKVLEHTRGISDTSFSSVSPLASKANRDFKQRAGGGMSGMLDTDRTRTRRERTFVGSECSVCEEPLEHTLRGERILQFSCGHVSHEACFYEYIKESDAQYCPTCNAPLGLDTSRGGNVLDIEKLSSIVRSVSASDQSARSTPTPSNWESQTVRPPSRESNARTTRTRANSQDTYIRDNSRDNGSNRDSRDSRERMDRHAQPSRISHQRNDSENAPSSVGYPETATSGPHRRHDYDVQAMESNLISPRASVTRNPIPAPVVSIRSEFPTLNRSRQQQTLTCLITIEVPDNKWRPDPDDIRGAPPLPNIRPEDTYARPPSPAQSAPRFYPYESPEVLDEITEGLRTRVENWHGLDFNRFGKLRLYGTIRVGKDRQSWQELECFLFAEMLICVKEKKISSSQPWDESNGARKSTRCTLKGSILIKKHLNEVTESGSDNNILTLSLSVAELPSFHLKFDNRNQLKLWQQALLDLNAIEGSPARSPDYDLSEPEEEEWNRDSTGIQRASVTSSAYGPRSATTAPIDYANAPRGLRLPPAIHVPVDIVVVIPISSSMQGVKITLVRDALKFMVSNLGDRDRMGLVTFGSSGGAAPLVGMTSKTWNGWQQILASIRPVGQKSHRADVVEGANVAMDLLMQRRSNNPIATILLISDSSTSDTESVDFVVSRAEAAKIAVHSFGLGMTHKPDTMIELSTRTKASYTYVKDWMMLRECLAGCLGALQTMSHQNVKLKLRLPEGSPAKFVKISGALQITKRATGKDAEASLGDLRFGDKRDILVQLVIAPDNASQEQLAQDPWDSIVSGLEALGGSLDQEDQRVVSIEEVPLIQADLTWGDILRDGTLTHLPRPSLLAITMLPAPTNQKKHTTWNSAPPIPPHPSVVQRRMELLTSDMLTRALTLVSRGQHDRAQHLLSETRSILKGLGKGGLPPIPPPPSKSPNRNLSSRTGSSSPTNRTPDRRRTPSPTSATTMTSNHTLGAIPRHRSNDALSAIVTAPGIDLNTVAALDAELEASLEWINHPAVFGRDSRKAVLQAIGVISSQRGYTFRTTVESLWAGRVSGIKRMTDRSREWREEGGGEVGIMEES; encoded by the exons ATGTCGAAAAGGTTCTTTGGACATAACACCACCCCTTCCACTTCCGACACTGGCAGGAATCTCACTAGCTTTAGCCGCAGAGCAGAGGAACAAAAAGACCAGGTTTCAAGGTTGTATGAGCTTGGACTACTCAGCGACTCGGATAAAAGATCCAGGAGACGAGAGAGAGACAAGGTCAAGGATTTGACCAGTGGAGCCCGCGTTGCAGgatcccatcccaaaaaGG atAATCGAAAAGTTCTTGAACATACTCGTGGGATTTCCGATACCTCGTTCTCTTCGGTCTCCCCTCTAGCCAGTAAGGCGAATCGTGATTTCAAACAACGAGCTGGTGGTGGCATGTCAGGAATGTTGGACACGGATAGAACTCGTACTAGGAGGGAGAGGACGTTTGTTGGAAGTGAATGTTCTGTGTGTGAAGAGCCATTGGAACACACACTTCGAGGGGAGCGAATACTACAATTTTCCTGCGGCCATGTCTCACATGAGGCATGTTTCTACGAATACATCAAGGAAAGCGACGCTCAATATTGCCCAACTTGCAATGCGCCCTTAGGTCTGGATACGAGTCGAGGAGGCAATGTTCTTGACATTG AGAAGCTAAGTAGTATTGTGCGTTCAGTTTCGGCCAGCGACCAGTCCGCGAGGTCAACACCCACGCCCTCGAATTGGGAATCCCAAACCGTACGACCGCCCAGTCGCGAATCCAATGCTCGAACTACAAGAACAAGAGCGAACAGCCAGGATACCTATATCAGAGACAATAGCAGAGATAATGGTAGCAACAGAGATAGCAGGGACAGTCGAGAGCGCATGGATAGACATGCACAGCCTTCGAGAATCTCGCACCAAAGAAACGATAGCGAAAATGCTCCATCATCTGTTGGGTATCCAGAGACCGCCACAAGCGGCCCACATCGCCGCCATGACTACGATGTGCAAGCGATGGAATCGAATCTTATCAGCCCTCGAGCAAGTGTTACAAGAAATCCCATACCAGCTCCAGTTGTCAGCATCCGCTCAGAGTTCCCAACTTTGAACAGGTCCAGACAGCAACAAACTTTGACCTGTCTTATCACAATCGAGGTTCCTGACAACAAATGGCGACCCGACCCAGATGATATTCGAGGTGCCCCTCCACTACCAAATATTCGACCTGAAGATACCTATGCTCGACCCCCATCTCCCGCCCAAAGCGCACCACGTTTCTACCCATATGAATCTCCAGAGGTCTTGGACGAAATCACTGAAGGTTTGAGGACTCGGGTTGAGAACTGGCATGGTCTAGATTTCAATAG ATTTGGAAAACTACGATTGTATGGAACTATTAGAGTTGGAAAGGACAGGCAATCTTGGCAGGAACTGGAATGTTTCTTGTTCGCAGAAATGCTTATCTGCgtcaaggaaaagaagatttcatcatcacaGCCTTGGGATGAATCCAACGGCGCTCGCAAAAGTACCCGATGCACCCTCAAAGGttcaatattaatcaaaaagcaCTTAAACGAGGTGACTGAATCAGGATCTG ATAACAACATATTGACCTTGAGTCTCTCAGTGGCAGAACTCccatcatttcatctcaaatTCGACAATCGCAATCAGCTAAAGTTGTGGCAACAGGCATTATTGGATTTGAACGCCATTGAGGGATCTCCCGCACGCAGTCCAGATTACGATCTCTCCGagccagaagaagaagaatggaatcGCGATTCTACAGGAATCCAACGAGCGTCGGTGACTTCCTCGGCGTATGGACCCAGATCTGCGACCACCGCACCGATAGATTACGCAAATGCTCCTAGAGGTCTACGGTTACCACCGGCAATACACGTTCCTGTTGATATTGTAGTTGTCAttccaatatcttcttcgATGCAAGGTGTCAAAATCACTCTTGTCAGAGATGCGTTGAAATTTATGGTCTCAAACCTGGGAGATCGTGATCGTATGGGTTTGGTCACATTTGGTTCCAGTGGCGGTGCAGCACCGCTTGTAGGAATGACTAGTAAAACATGGAATGGATGGCAGCAAATTCTGGCTTCGATCAGACCGGTTGGACAGAAGAGTCATCGAGCCGATGTTGTGGAGGGTGCCAATGTGGCAATGGATCTTCTTATGCAACGGAGGTCAAACAATCCAATTGCTACAATTCTTTTGATTAGTGATTCATCCACATCTGATACAGAGAGCGTGGATTTTGTGGTATCAAGAGCTGAAGCGGCGAA GATTGCTGTTCACTCTTTCGGACTCGGTATGACACACAAGCCAGACACCATGATAGAATTATCAACACGAACCAAAGCTTCTTACACATACGTCAAAGACTGGATGATGTTGCGAGAATGTCTTGCAGGTTGTCTTGGAGCCCTGCAGACAATGTCACATCAAAATGTGAAATTAAAGCTTAGACTTCCTGAGGGATCGCCAGCTAAATTTGTCAAGATCAGTGGGGCTTTACAGATCACTAAGCGTGCAACTGGTAAAGACGCCGAGGCTTCTTTGGgggatttgagatttggcGATAAGAGGGATATTCTAGTGCAGCTAGTTATTGCTCCCGATAATGCTTCGCAAGAGCAACTCGCTCAAGACCCATGGGACTCTATAGTTTCTGGTCTTGAAGCTCTTGGTGGGTCACTtgatcaagaagatcaaagAGTTGTATCAATAGAGGAAGTTCCTCTGATCCAAGCTGATCTCACCTGGGGAGATATCCTCAGAGATGGCACACTTACTCACTTACCCCGCCCTTCACTCTTAGCAATCACGATGCTTCCTGCACCAACAAATCAGAAGAAGCACACGACGTGGAACAGTGCACCACCCATTCCACCCCACCCAAGCGTCGTTCAACGACGCATGGAACTTCTTACCTCCGACATGCTCACACGGGCTCTCACATTGGTTTCTCGCGGCCAGCACGATCGCGCACAGCATCTTCTAAGCGAGACACGATCCATTCTGAAAGGATTGGGAAAAGGTGGACTCCCACCTATTCCCCCTCCACCTTCCAAATCTCCCAATCGCAATCTCTCATCCCGCACGGGTTCTTCGTCGCCCACGAACCGTACCCCAGATCGACGCCGTACCCCTTCTCCCACATCTGCTACAACGATGACCTCGAACCACACTCTCGGCGCGATTCCCCGACATCGATCGAATGATGCGCTTTCGGCAATTGTTACAGCACCAGGCATTGATCTCAACACCGTTGCGGCTCTGGATGCGGAGTTGGAGGCGAGTCTCGAATGGATTAATCATCCTGCTGTGTTTGGTAGGGATAGCAGAAAAGCCGTCCTGCAAGCTATTGGAGTGATCAGCAGCCAGCGCGGATATACGTTCCGAACCACGGTGGAAAGTCTCTGGGCAGGACGCGTGAGCGGGATCAAGAGAATGACGGATCGGAGTCGGgaatggagagaggaaggaggtGGTGAGGTGGGGATTATGGAAGAGAGTTAA